A window of Palaemon carinicauda isolate YSFRI2023 chromosome 27, ASM3689809v2, whole genome shotgun sequence contains these coding sequences:
- the LOC137620603 gene encoding DNA polymerase beta-like, translating to MSGKRKAPSSDGNLNADFCDFLTELAEYERNVNRNIYKYNAYRNAAGVLAQHPKRIQNGSEAKKLKGIGEKIGDKIDEFIQTGSLKKLNKIRADDVSVAINLLTRVTGIGPAKARELVEGGITTIEALHENKDKLNHHQLIGLKHFEDFEKKIPREEIKDIEKILKEEISSLDSDYIVTICGSYRRGAKSSGDVDALLTHPSYSSDSGKSPKLLASVVDRLKKNDLITDTLSMGDTKFMGVCRLKEDLPFRRLDLRLIPNDQYFCGILYFTGSDIFNKAMRAHALEEGFTLNEYCIRPMGSTGVPGEALPVSSERDIFEYINYKYKEPEERNYT from the exons ATGAGTGGCAAAAGGAAGGCTCCCTCCAGCGATGGGAATTTGAATGCAGACTTTTGTGATTTTCTTACTG AGCTTGCAGAGTATGAGAGGAATGTGAATcgtaatatatacaagtataatgcTTATCGAAATGCAGCTGGAGTTTTGGCACAACATCCCAAGAGAATACAAAATGGAAGTGAGGCAAAGAAGCTTAAAGGGATTGGAGAAAAAATTGGGGATAAAATAGATGAGTTTATTCAAACTGGAAGTTTGAAGAAACTAAACAag ATACGTGCAGATGATGTTAGCGTTGCCATAAATCTATTGACCCGAGTAACTGGTATTGGACCTGCCAAAGCTCGTGAGTTAGTAGAGGGAGGAATTACCACCATAGAAGCCCTTCATGAGAATAAAGATAAACTTAACCATCATCAGTTGATTGGGCTGAA GCACTTTgaggactttgaaaaaaaaatcccacgAGAAGAGattaaagatattgaaaaaattctAAAGGAGGAGATTTCTAGTCTTGATTCAGATTACATCGTAACTATTTGTGGGAGTTATCG TCGTGGAGCTAAGAGTAGTGGGGACGTGGATGCACTGCTTACTCATCCTTCATATTCATCGGATTCAGGAAAGTCTCCAAAATTGTTAGCTAGTGTTGTTGACAGACTTAAGAAAAATGACCTTATAACAGATACACTTTCTATGGGAGATACCAAATTTATG GGAGTGTGTCGGTTAAAGGAAGATCTTCCATTTCGACGTCTGGACTTACGGCTCATCCCTAATGATCAGTATTTCTGTGGTATCTTATATTTCACTGGCTCTGATATTTTCAACAAGGCAATGAGAGCTCATGCACTTGAAGAAGGTTTTACTCTGAATGAGTATTGCATAAGGCCAATGGGAAGCACAG